In one Candidatus Woesearchaeota archaeon B3_Woes genomic region, the following are encoded:
- a CDS encoding DNA-binding protein: MAIKDLKIREGNVDLVVEVVDKGEVREFQKFGKPGRVCNAKVKDDSGEVTLTLWNDEIDKVNVGDKLHIKNGYVGEWQGEPQLSAGRFGELEVLESNAAAPTEKPKEEKPEEPAEEEPLNIEEEKIE; the protein is encoded by the coding sequence ATGGCAATAAAAGACTTAAAAATAAGAGAAGGAAACGTAGATTTAGTAGTAGAAGTTGTTGATAAAGGCGAAGTAAGGGAATTCCAAAAGTTTGGAAAACCCGGTCGTGTTTGTAATGCTAAAGTAAAGGATGATTCTGGAGAAGTCACACTAACTTTATGGAATGATGAAATTGATAAAGTTAATGTTGGAGACAAACTACATATAAAAAATGGTTATGTGGGAGAATGGCAGGGAGAACCTCAACTAAGCGCAGGAAGGTTTGGTGAATTAGAAGTATTAGAAAGTAATGCTGCTGCACCAACAGAAAAACCTAAAGAAGAAAAACCAGAAGAACCAGCAGAAGAAGAGCCTTTAAACATTGAAGAAGAAAAAATAGAATAA
- a CDS encoding glycine--tRNA ligase — translation MPAKITIEDMTVFCKKKGFVYSSAEIYGGLAGFWDFGPLGVELKNNIKAEWWKFFVQNREDVVGVDGSIITNPKVWEASGHVDSFTDVYVVCEKCKKPNKIDKAEFGKVKCDCGGKYTNQGDFNLMFKTQVGPGKGVTSYLRPETAQLIFTNFKLVAENARMKLPFGIAQIGKAFRNEISPREFLFRSREFEQMELQYFIDPDKVDDCPFYNKIKNQKINILTSKEKVMSIEEMLKNKIFKNKWHAYWLSNSYQWFLSLGIDKNNLRLREHRKDELSHYANAAVDIEYKFSTGWKEIFGSHDRSQFDLTQHEKTSKKELKTYDETTNKKILPLVIESSFGVERAMLAFLFDAYNDDKKRGNIVLNLHNKLAPVKIGVFSLVNKLNKETKQVYDILKEKAACQYDTAGSVGRRYARADEIGIPFCITFDFDSLKDKSVTIRNRNDTKQVRVKIAELKDTLKSLLDSEIKFEKTGKKI, via the coding sequence ATGCCAGCTAAAATAACAATAGAAGACATGACTGTATTTTGTAAGAAAAAAGGATTTGTTTATTCTAGTGCTGAAATTTATGGGGGATTGGCAGGATTCTGGGATTTTGGACCATTGGGCGTAGAGCTAAAAAATAATATTAAAGCAGAATGGTGGAAATTCTTTGTTCAAAATAGAGAAGATGTTGTTGGTGTTGATGGCAGTATTATAACTAATCCTAAAGTTTGGGAAGCCTCCGGTCATGTAGACAGTTTTACAGATGTCTATGTTGTTTGTGAAAAGTGCAAAAAACCAAACAAAATTGACAAAGCAGAATTCGGTAAAGTTAAATGCGATTGTGGAGGAAAATACACAAACCAAGGAGACTTTAATTTAATGTTCAAAACCCAGGTAGGGCCGGGAAAAGGAGTTACTTCATATTTAAGACCAGAAACAGCTCAACTAATATTTACTAATTTTAAACTAGTTGCTGAAAACGCAAGAATGAAACTTCCATTTGGTATTGCACAAATTGGAAAAGCATTTAGAAATGAAATTTCTCCAAGAGAATTCTTATTCAGAAGCAGAGAATTCGAACAAATGGAACTGCAATACTTTATTGATCCTGATAAGGTTGATGATTGTCCATTCTATAACAAAATAAAAAATCAAAAAATAAATATTTTAACTTCCAAAGAAAAAGTAATGAGTATTGAAGAAATGCTCAAAAATAAGATATTCAAGAACAAATGGCATGCCTATTGGTTATCTAATTCATATCAGTGGTTCTTAAGTTTAGGTATTGACAAAAATAACTTAAGATTAAGAGAACACAGAAAAGATGAACTATCACATTATGCAAACGCAGCTGTTGATATTGAATATAAGTTTTCAACAGGATGGAAAGAAATATTTGGAAGCCACGATAGAAGCCAATTTGATTTAACACAACACGAAAAAACCTCTAAAAAAGAATTAAAAACATATGATGAAACAACAAACAAAAAAATATTACCCTTGGTAATTGAATCATCTTTTGGTGTTGAAAGAGCAATGTTAGCATTCTTATTTGATGCTTATAATGATGATAAGAAAAGAGGAAATATTGTGTTAAACCTGCACAATAAACTAGCTCCTGTTAAAATAGGTGTGTTTTCTTTAGTAAACAAACTAAACAAAGAAACAAAACAAGTTTATGATATCTTAAAAGAAAAAGCAGCATGTCAATACGACACAGCTGGTTCAGTAGGAAGAAGATATGCAAGAGCAGACGAAATAGGAATTCCTTTCTGTATTACTTTTGATTTTGATAGCCTAAAAGACAAATCAGTAACAATAAGAAACAGAAACGATACAAAACAAGTAAGAGTAAAGATAGCTGAACTTAAAGACACACTAAAATCTTTACTTGATTCTGAAATAAAATTCGAAAAAACAGGTAAGAAAATATAA
- the smc gene encoding chromosome segregation protein SMC, which translates to MTRINKMVMHGFKSFANRTELLFGGDFNCVLGPNGSGKSNVLDSLCFVLGKSGAKGLRAEKSANLIYNGGKLKNPAKQGEVSIYFDNKDKTFPTDDSEIKITRIITKSGQSKYKINNKTRTRQQILDLLAIAKINPDAYNIILQGDIAHFTQMPSTERRKLIEDISGISIYEEKKHKALLELEKVETKLQNAGIILKERGSYLKELRKDRDEALKYKDMNDKIKQNKASYLNIQINKAETNKSSLQKSIDSQKEKTDNVDSIIGKLQKNNLEKREELEKLNKTIEEGSETGQVELTREIEDIKIILAKNHTQIEHHKDEINRIKKQRQDLGNELKQADEKVSDLEKKKEELLTEKTKNLNEREELVNKIKKFKNDNNPDAAGDIEQEIVSIDDNLEELQKKIHELREKQQNIIRKKDNVDYQINTFNERIKKVLQIEKDNKDQVNQLKKQREEFIKTTADLNDLLNNDSEISKRLADYKQSLFNNEQELSKLTAKNIAIQESIYGDIAIKKILALKNPKVYGVIADLGDVDSKYSLALETAAGLRIKSIVVEDDTTAAECINYLKKNRFGIANFLPLNKLNIHKRDLKFSKGEGCHGLAIDLVSFDNKFKKAFEYVFSDVLVVDDIETARKIGIGSAKMVTLDGDLTDIKGGMKGGYRDKKKGLGFKAADVTNQIKKFELEISEIQNKISNSEKKRSSNEGKIEELRKTKANLEGEIIVKEKSLHLEDSDVDINKNQINELKNELEKQDKELDEVINKISSVNKEIAQEKIKKSDLRGKIKQLKNPLLLAELNTFEDMKTTLNEEIIRLDTEIKNIDEQRSEMHDPEKQKTHNVLNQIEKESTEFSNKIKTLEEQNSEKEIVLKEKESKANEFYSKFKTMFDKKKRIDEEVSGNEKVIDSKKDEKRDVEIKLNGLSIKIAEINAKLAELNQEFEEYHGVDILTNVSEEDLKKEISKFEKMRENIGSVNMRSLDIYEDVEKEYNILLEKKKKLSEENEDVVNMMNEIESNKKEMFMKTYDAIREKFKKNFATLTKKGDADLELEDEETVFEGGVNIRVKLTGTKFLDIRSLSGGEKTLTALAFIFAIQEHDPASFYILDEVDAALDKHNSERLAELIEQYSKKAQYILISHNDSIISKASKLYGVSMTENNVSKIISLEI; encoded by the coding sequence ATGACTAGAATCAATAAAATGGTGATGCATGGCTTCAAAAGCTTTGCAAATAGAACAGAATTGTTGTTTGGAGGAGATTTTAACTGTGTTCTTGGCCCAAACGGCTCAGGTAAATCAAATGTTCTTGATTCATTATGCTTTGTATTAGGAAAGTCAGGGGCAAAAGGCCTAAGAGCAGAAAAATCAGCTAATTTAATTTACAATGGAGGCAAATTAAAAAATCCAGCAAAACAAGGAGAAGTCTCTATCTACTTTGATAATAAAGACAAGACATTTCCTACAGATGATTCTGAAATCAAAATAACAAGAATAATTACTAAATCTGGCCAAAGCAAATACAAAATAAACAATAAGACAAGAACAAGACAGCAAATTCTTGATCTGTTAGCTATAGCAAAAATAAATCCAGACGCTTATAATATTATTTTACAAGGAGATATTGCTCATTTTACACAAATGCCTTCTACTGAAAGAAGAAAATTAATAGAAGATATCTCTGGCATAAGTATATATGAAGAAAAAAAGCATAAAGCATTATTAGAATTAGAAAAAGTTGAAACAAAACTTCAGAATGCCGGCATAATCCTAAAAGAACGTGGAAGCTATCTAAAAGAATTAAGAAAAGATAGAGATGAAGCTTTAAAGTATAAAGATATGAATGATAAGATTAAACAAAACAAAGCTTCTTATTTGAACATACAAATCAATAAAGCAGAAACAAACAAATCTTCTCTGCAAAAAAGCATAGATTCTCAAAAAGAAAAAACAGACAATGTAGATTCTATCATTGGGAAATTACAAAAAAACAATCTAGAAAAAAGAGAAGAATTAGAAAAGTTAAATAAAACAATTGAAGAGGGAAGCGAAACAGGCCAGGTTGAATTAACAAGAGAGATAGAAGATATAAAAATAATCCTTGCAAAGAACCATACTCAAATAGAGCACCATAAAGATGAAATAAACAGAATAAAAAAACAAAGACAAGATTTAGGAAACGAACTTAAACAAGCAGATGAAAAAGTATCTGATTTAGAAAAAAAGAAAGAAGAACTGCTTACTGAAAAAACAAAAAATCTTAATGAAAGAGAAGAACTTGTCAATAAGATAAAAAAATTCAAAAACGATAATAACCCGGATGCTGCTGGTGATATTGAACAGGAAATTGTTTCCATAGATGATAATCTTGAAGAGCTGCAAAAAAAGATACATGAATTAAGAGAAAAACAGCAGAATATTATAAGAAAAAAAGACAATGTTGATTACCAAATCAATACATTTAATGAAAGAATAAAAAAAGTACTTCAAATAGAAAAAGACAACAAAGACCAGGTTAATCAGCTAAAAAAACAAAGAGAAGAATTTATCAAAACAACAGCAGATCTAAACGATTTATTAAATAATGATTCTGAAATCTCTAAAAGATTAGCAGACTACAAACAATCTTTGTTTAATAACGAACAGGAATTATCAAAACTAACAGCCAAAAATATAGCCATACAAGAAAGCATTTACGGAGATATTGCAATAAAAAAGATTCTGGCTCTTAAAAATCCTAAAGTTTATGGAGTTATAGCTGACCTTGGTGATGTTGATTCTAAATATTCTTTGGCATTAGAAACAGCAGCAGGTTTAAGAATCAAAAGTATTGTTGTTGAAGATGACACAACAGCAGCAGAATGCATAAACTATCTCAAAAAAAATAGATTTGGAATTGCTAATTTTCTTCCTTTGAATAAATTAAACATACATAAAAGAGATTTGAAATTTTCTAAAGGGGAAGGATGTCACGGCTTAGCTATTGATTTAGTCAGTTTTGATAACAAATTCAAAAAAGCATTTGAATATGTTTTTTCTGATGTTTTGGTTGTTGACGATATAGAAACTGCTCGTAAAATTGGAATTGGCAGTGCTAAAATGGTCACACTAGATGGCGATTTAACAGATATAAAAGGAGGTATGAAAGGGGGCTATAGAGATAAGAAAAAAGGCCTAGGCTTTAAAGCAGCAGACGTTACAAACCAAATCAAGAAGTTTGAATTAGAAATTTCTGAAATTCAAAATAAAATTTCTAATTCTGAAAAGAAAAGGTCCTCTAATGAAGGAAAGATTGAGGAATTAAGAAAAACCAAAGCAAATCTTGAAGGAGAGATAATTGTAAAAGAAAAAAGCCTGCATTTAGAAGATAGTGATGTTGATATTAACAAAAATCAGATTAATGAACTAAAAAACGAATTAGAAAAACAAGACAAAGAACTTGATGAAGTTATTAATAAAATAAGCTCTGTTAACAAAGAAATTGCTCAGGAAAAAATAAAAAAATCAGATCTTCGTGGAAAAATAAAACAATTGAAAAATCCACTTTTATTAGCCGAGTTAAACACCTTTGAAGATATGAAAACAACGCTTAATGAAGAAATCATAAGACTTGATACAGAGATAAAAAATATTGATGAACAAAGATCTGAAATGCACGATCCTGAGAAGCAAAAAACACACAATGTTTTGAATCAAATTGAAAAAGAATCAACTGAATTTTCTAACAAAATAAAAACACTTGAAGAACAAAATTCTGAAAAAGAAATTGTTCTAAAAGAAAAAGAATCTAAAGCCAATGAATTCTATTCTAAGTTTAAGACAATGTTTGACAAGAAAAAAAGAATAGATGAAGAGGTTAGTGGAAACGAAAAGGTCATTGATTCTAAAAAAGATGAAAAAAGAGATGTTGAAATAAAACTTAATGGTTTAAGCATTAAGATTGCTGAAATAAACGCAAAATTAGCAGAATTAAATCAGGAATTTGAAGAATATCATGGTGTTGATATCTTAACTAATGTATCTGAAGAAGATCTTAAAAAAGAGATTTCTAAATTTGAAAAAATGAGAGAGAACATAGGAAGCGTCAATATGAGATCTTTAGATATTTATGAAGATGTTGAAAAAGAGTATAATATTTTATTAGAGAAAAAGAAAAAACTATCCGAAGAAAACGAAGACGTTGTAAATATGATGAATGAAATTGAAAGCAATAAAAAAGAGATGTTTATGAAAACATATGATGCTATAAGAGAAAAATTCAAGAAGAATTTTGCTACTTTAACTAAAAAAGGAGATGCTGATCTAGAATTAGAAGATGAAGAAACAGTATTTGAAGGGGGTGTAAATATTCGTGTAAAATTAACTGGCACCAAATTTTTAGATATCAGAAGTTTAAGCGGAGGTGAAAAAACCTTAACAGCTTTGGCTTTTATCTTTGCAATACAAGAACATGATCCTGCATCCTTTTATATTTTAGATGAGGTTGATGCTGCATTAGATAAACACAATTCTGAAAGATTAGCTGAATTGATTGAACAATACTCAAAAAAAGCACAGTATATATTAATAAGCCATAATGATTCAATTATTTCTAAAGCTTCTAAATTATATGGCGTGAGTATGACTGAAAATAATGTAAGTAAAATTATTAGCTTAGAAATCTAA